A genomic region of Haliotis asinina isolate JCU_RB_2024 chromosome 1, JCU_Hal_asi_v2, whole genome shotgun sequence contains the following coding sequences:
- the LOC137281719 gene encoding uncharacterized protein, giving the protein MKKVGGSAGAKGVAARVLIHEFGKKSNRPKDPKTSEDEKKKTSRRGEHVINNNVLKVFRTMIDRFAAKIGSNASQLLANKEHTAAYQAYYAPLPEATTQSIRYAMVAHIPEDDHYIDANATAYGAAIGIISETVVTYMYDYYSNNSYNAPVVDRSITDLVRLLNESQLYVDEYAKQYWLHHGGSEALFEESRQQVLHMFRRLCAPTSGENEAKQWVRDLTGHT; this is encoded by the coding sequence ATGAAGAAGGTCGGGGGTAGCGCTGGTGCCAAAGGAGTTGCTGCTCGGGTTCTGATCCACGAATTTGGCAAAAAATCCAACAGACCTAAAGACCCAAAGACCAGCGAGGATGAGAAGAAAAAAACATCCCGTCGTGGCGAGCATGTCATCAACAACAACGTCCTCAAGGTGTTTCGGACAATGATTGACCGGTTTGCTGCCAAGATTGGAAGCAATGCTTCTCAACTACTCGCAAATAAAGAACACACTGCAGCTTATCAAGCATACTACGCACCCCTTCCTGAAGCCACCACCCAGTCTATCAGGTATGCCATGGTTGCACACATTCCAGAAGATGACCACTACATCGATGCCAATGCAACGGCCTACGGTGCAGCCATTGGAATCATTTCTGAGACAGTGGTCACTTACATGTACGATTACTATAGCAACAACAGCTATAACGCCCCCGTTGTCGATAGGAGCATCACCGATCTGGTTCGTCTACTGAACGAAAGTCAGTTATATGTGGATGAGTACGCCAAGCAGTACTGGCTTCATCATGGCGGGAGTGAGGCCTTGTTTGAGGAGAGCAGACAACAAGTACTGCATATGTTCAGACGTCTCTGTGCACCTACAAGCGGGGAGAACGAAGCAAAGCAGTGGGTGCGTGATCTTACTGGTCATACTTAA